In a single window of the Euleptes europaea isolate rEulEur1 chromosome 4, rEulEur1.hap1, whole genome shotgun sequence genome:
- the LOC130476446 gene encoding uncharacterized protein LOC130476446, protein MAIGSTCFISPPPPTDSKRQPYSGVSPPAPRAAYCRVSRAKLAPRVGKPDFGERAGLGSVPLRRRGGSIAFAIEPPRRRRGTDPKPARSPKSGTDLSRARRRRRPGPPTAAPGPRYQFRPCPAQPKENRAPSKGRARLERQPESMARLPPPTDPPPSLPTDPSRRLPRSPLAGSLQTALPLLPPSGFSRRLPTPTAPPVPSRQLSPRRLPRSLPTAPLRSPPDGSPPPRGSPPVPSRQFAPRRLSRCLPTAPLRSPLAGSLQTAPPLLPPVSPDGSLQTALPLLPPLRLPPVSPDGSFQTALPLLPPSGFSRRLPLRRLPPFPPDGSPLDGFPGLSRRLPPDGSPPVPYLTASPPTRGSPPFPPGSFPLDGFPGVSRRLPSGPPSPAPSRRLLPCSPRFLPTASSRQLFPCSPLSISPRFLPTAPSRQLFPCSHPPVSPDGSPSGGSPPSLQTVSPSTASPVSPDGSLQTAPPHPAAPPVPSRQLPPRRLPRSFPTAPSRRLPSGPLPDGSPRSLQTASPSTASPVSPDGSLPTAPVRSPPIPPRRLPPVSPDGSPPRPQRCPPTCPGAAPLLPGLLHGRPALTLPSVGAFPSDPPPAWGRDPDGGDGGRGGRAEPGRAGVPPALASRPVSRPGRSGRGRRTDGGGTEGGRPALLGSHVQQEERAGPG, encoded by the exons ATGGCG ATTGGGTCAActtgttttatttcccccccacccccgaccgaTTCCAAGCGGCAGCCCTACTCGGGAGTAAGCCCTCCCGCGCCCCGCGCCGCTTACTGCCGAGTAAGCCGGGCGAAGCTGGCGCCGCGCGTCGGCAAACCAGACTTCGGTGAGCGGGCTGGCTTGGGATCGGTCCCCCTTCGACGGCGCGGGGGCTCGATCGCATTTGCGATCGAGCCCCCGCGCCGTCGAAGGGGGACCGATCCCAAGCCAGCCCGTTCACCCAAGTCTGGGACCGACCTCTCCCGCGCCAGAAGGCGGCGGCGACCGGGGCCCCCGACGGCGGCGCCGGGCCCCCGATACCAGTTCCGTCCATGCCCCGCTCAGCCGAAAGAGAATCGAGCCCCGTCGAAGGGCAGAGCGCGCCTGGAAAGGCAACCAGAGAGTATGGCccggctcccccctcccaccgaCCCCCCCCCGTCTCTCCCGACGGACCCCTCCCGACGGCTCCCCCGATCCCCCCTCGCCGGCTCCCTCCAGACAGCTCTtcccctgctccccccctccgGTTTCTCCCGACGGCTCCCCACCCCGACGGCTCCCCCCGTTCCCTCCAGACAGCTTTCCCCTCGACGGCTTCCCCGGTCTCTCCCGACGGCTCCCCTCCGGTCCCCTCCTGacggctcccccccaccccgcggtTCCCCCCCCGTTCCCTCCAGACAGTTTGCCCCTCGACGGCTTTCCCGGTGTCTCCCGACGGCTCCCCTCCGGTCCCCCCTCGCCGGCTCCCTCCAGACGGCTCCTCCCCTGCTCCCCCCGGTTTCTCCCGACGGCTCCCTCCAGACAGCTcttcccctgctcccccctctccGGCTCCCCCCGGTTTCTCCCGACGGCTCCTTCCAGACAGCTCTTCCCCTGCTCCCACCCTCCGGTTTCTCCCGACGGCTCCCCCTCCGGcggctcccccccttccctccagaCGGCTCCCCCCTCGACGGCTTCCCCGGTCTCTCCCGACGGCTCCCTCCAGACGGCTCCCCTCCGGTCCCCTACCTGACGGCTTCCCCCCCAACCCGCGGCTCCCCCCCGTTCCCTCCAGGCAGCTTCCCCCTCGACGGCTTTCCCGGTGTCTCCCGACGGCTCCCCTCCGGTCCCCCCTCTCCGGCTCCCTCCAGACGGCTCCTCCCCTGCTCCCCCCGGTTTCTCCCGACGGCTTCCTCCAGACAGCTcttcccctgctcccccctctccATCTCCCCCCGGTTTCTCCCGACGGCTCCTTCCAGACAGCTCTTCCCCTGCTCCCACCCTCCGGTTTCTCCCGACGGCTCCCCCTCCGGcggctcccccccttccctccagaCGGTTTCCCCCTCGACGGCTTCCCCGGTCTCTCCCGACGGCTCCCTCCAGacggctcccccccaccccgcggcGCCCCCCGTTCCCTCCAGGCAGCTTCCCCCTCGACGGCTTCCCCGGTCTTTCCCGACGGCTCCCTCCAGACGGCTCCCCTCCGGTCCCCTACCCGACGGCTCCCCCCGTTCCCTCCAGACAGCTTCCCCCTCGACGGCTTCCCCGGTGTCTCCCGACGGCTCCCTCCCGACGGCTCCCGTCCGGTCCCCTCCGATCCCCCCTCGCCGGCTCCCCCCGGTTTCTCCCGacggctcccccccccgcccccagcgcTGCCCACCCACCTGCCCTGGAGCGGCTCCTCTCCTGCCGGGGCTCCTCCATGGCCGGCCCGCTTTGACCTTGCCGAGCGTCGGGGCTTTTCCCAGCGACCCTCCGCCAGCCTGGGGACGCGACCCGGACGGGGGAGACGGAGGCAGAGGCGGGCGGGCAGAGCCGGGGCGGGCGGGCGTCCCTCCTGCCTTGGCCAGCCGCCCAGTGAGCCGGCCGGGGAGAAGCGGGCGGGGGCGAAGGACCGACGGgggggggacggagggagggaggccggccCTGCTCGGTTCCCACGTGCAGCAGGAGGAGCGGGCCGGCCCGGGCTGA